A window of Bacteroidia bacterium genomic DNA:
GGCAACAACAATTATCGAGAGCAAGTGAAGGTTGGCTCTCGAAACCCAATAAAACAAATTGCTGTCGAAAATCAATAGTGAAGCAAAAGCAAAGTAAAATGCTATCATGAAAATGCCAAAAATGAATGGCGTTTTATCCAGCAATTTCTGTCCGAACACGTTTATCTTAAAATAAACTTAATTGGTAAACTGTATTGAACTGGAACTGTTCTTCCATCTTGTTTTCCTGGTGTCCAAGCGGGCATTGCTTGTACTACACGCAATGCTTCTTTGTTACAACCAGGTCCGTTAGGAATTCCTCTGAGCACTTTTACATCTTGCACTCTTCCATCAGCACCAATCACAAACGAAACATAAACAGTTCCTTGCACTCCTGCCTCCTTTTCCATTTGCGGATAATTGGTATTATTTTGCAAATATTGGAAAAGTTTGTCTTGTCCACCCGGGAAAACGGGCATTTGTTGCACAATGATAAACGGTTTTTGCACTGTTGGAGGAGCCACTCCAGCTCCAGTATTTATCGGAGCAAGCAAATTAGTGTCTTTCCCATCTTGAGTTTTATTACCAGCTTGCGTTACCTGCAATTGTTGTTGCGTAGGAGGAGGATCTATTACCTTATCATCCGGCTTTACAACAGGTGGCGTAAATTGTATCGTTTTCATCACCGGCGGTGGCGGTGGTGGTGGCGGTGGAATTGGCTTGTTAGGGTCTACTGGTGGCGGTGCTTGTAAAACTACACTTACTGTTACTGGTTTGTCATTTGTATTAAAATTCGCGCCTTCAATCAATCTAACAATCATAGGAATGCCTACCAATAAAACGATTGCGGCAATTGCAATCAATAAAGCCATCACTACCGTGCGACTGTATTCGCGTCTAATCACATACGCTCCGTATTCTTTGTTTCTCTTCTCAAAAACAATTTCGTTTCTGCCATCAGAAAGTACGTTGTTCCAATCGGAAATAAACAAGCCGTTTTTTTCCTCCATGATTAGTTCTTTTTAAAAATTTTTACTTTATCTTTTTCTTGTGGAAAGAGACTCACTAAAGCATATTTACCAACATTGCAAATACTCAATTCATCCAAC
This region includes:
- a CDS encoding TonB family protein — its product is MEEKNGLFISDWNNVLSDGRNEIVFEKRNKEYGAYVIRREYSRTVVMALLIAIAAIVLLVGIPMIVRLIEGANFNTNDKPVTVSVVLQAPPPVDPNKPIPPPPPPPPPVMKTIQFTPPVVKPDDKVIDPPPTQQQLQVTQAGNKTQDGKDTNLLAPINTGAGVAPPTVQKPFIIVQQMPVFPGGQDKLFQYLQNNTNYPQMEKEAGVQGTVYVSFVIGADGRVQDVKVLRGIPNGPGCNKEALRVVQAMPAWTPGKQDGRTVPVQYSLPIKFILR